In one window of Brenneria goodwinii DNA:
- the rhaD gene encoding rhamnulose-1-phosphate aldolase, producing the protein MQNILNAWFVEGMIKATSDAWLKGWDERNGGNITLRLSADDIAPYQADFHQQPRYIALSQPMPDLADTPFIVTGSGKFFRNVQLDPAGNLGVVRVDGNGTGYHILWGLENDAVPTSELASHFQSHSVRMKATGGKDHVIMHCHATNLIALTYVLENDSDIITRKLWEGSTECLVVFPDGVGILPWMVPGTDEIGTATANQMSRHSLVLWPFHGVFGSGPTLDETFGLIDTAEKSAEVLVKVISMGGMKQTISRDELIALGKRFGVTPLASALEL; encoded by the coding sequence ATGCAGAACATCCTCAACGCCTGGTTTGTAGAAGGCATGATTAAAGCAACATCGGACGCCTGGCTGAAAGGCTGGGATGAGCGCAACGGCGGCAACATTACCCTGCGTCTAAGCGCGGACGATATCGCCCCCTATCAGGCGGATTTTCATCAACAGCCGCGTTACATCGCGTTAAGCCAGCCGATGCCGGATTTGGCCGACACGCCGTTTATCGTTACCGGCTCCGGCAAATTCTTCCGCAACGTACAGCTTGATCCCGCCGGTAATCTTGGCGTGGTGCGGGTAGACGGCAATGGAACCGGCTACCACATTTTATGGGGACTGGAGAACGATGCGGTGCCGACGTCTGAACTGGCGTCACACTTCCAGTCGCACAGCGTGCGCATGAAAGCGACCGGCGGTAAAGATCACGTGATCATGCATTGCCACGCGACCAACCTGATCGCCCTGACCTACGTACTGGAAAACGACTCCGACATTATCACCCGCAAGCTATGGGAAGGCAGCACCGAGTGCCTGGTGGTGTTCCCGGACGGCGTGGGCATTCTGCCGTGGATGGTGCCGGGCACCGACGAAATCGGCACGGCGACCGCTAACCAGATGTCCAGGCATTCACTGGTACTGTGGCCATTCCATGGCGTATTCGGCAGCGGACCGACGCTTGATGAGACATTCGGCCTGATCGATACCGCCGAGAAATCCGCCGAGGTACTGGTGAAAGTGATTTCCATGGGCGGCATGAAACAGACTATCAGCCGGGATGAACTGATTGCGCTTGGTAAGCGTTTCGGCGTTACGCCGCTCGCCAGCGCCTTGGAGCTTTAA
- the foxA gene encoding ferrioxamine B receptor FoxA gives MFRKTRLAVLVGCIAGGVSVSALAEGETASSSTQEDTLVITSQTQSGATKLETPDIETPQAVSIITRDQIQQQGATSVRQAVSYTPGVFSNQIGASNRFDYMVLRGFSDGSLDNVYLDGLKMMGDTNSHSSLVIDPWFLDRIEVVRGPASVLYGRASPGGIVALSSRQPSFERSGQIKLFAGNNAQRGAAFDVTGPLDDDDRFAFRLGGIVRKADTQFGPLKEERYAIAPSLTWRISDRTRLELMAYLHRDPEGGSHSGLPYEGTVVPHNGRKISNNFYEGEENYEKYDRKQNMVGYNFEHAFDNGWSVRQKLRYLKSKVRLDQVYAYGWSSGDSLYRYYSGSREALSALTLDNQLDGSFDTGPVNHRLLAGIDYQQRHNDVDWPSGAFPDIDAFNPVYGALPTIMYPSTLEKHKLQQTGIYVQDQMSWERWRFTLGGRHDRVKVTNIDKSTSNRSELDKDNFSSRAALLYLFDSGFAPYVSYSTAFTPTSFVGEDGNVLEPMKGRQWEAGLKYQPEDSQNQYSMSVFRINQKNVATKVQPTDPYRSVGEIESEGVELEAVTHLTENLRLQAAYTYTDIRYKKSSPEEQGKRAVYAPRNQASAWASYDVSRGPLDGLTLGAGVRYVNGVTSDRANTHTLPSYTLVDMAIGYDLSKIGLKGLSAQLNVNNLTDKRYVAACNSLEFCYFGAERSVVGSVSYSF, from the coding sequence ATGTTCAGAAAAACGCGGCTGGCGGTGTTGGTGGGGTGTATTGCGGGAGGCGTGAGCGTATCGGCGTTGGCCGAGGGCGAAACCGCCTCTTCCTCCACGCAGGAAGATACGCTGGTTATTACCTCGCAAACGCAAAGCGGCGCCACCAAGCTGGAGACGCCGGATATAGAAACGCCGCAGGCCGTTTCCATCATCACGCGCGATCAGATTCAGCAGCAGGGAGCCACCAGCGTGCGTCAGGCCGTCAGCTATACGCCCGGCGTGTTCAGCAACCAGATCGGCGCCTCCAACCGTTTTGATTATATGGTGCTGCGCGGTTTTTCCGACGGCAGCCTGGATAACGTCTATCTGGACGGTTTGAAAATGATGGGGGATACCAACTCCCATAGCTCTTTAGTGATCGATCCCTGGTTTCTCGATCGCATTGAAGTGGTGCGAGGCCCGGCATCCGTGCTGTATGGCCGCGCTTCGCCCGGCGGTATTGTGGCGCTGAGCTCACGTCAGCCCTCTTTCGAACGCAGCGGTCAGATTAAACTGTTCGCCGGAAATAATGCGCAGCGCGGCGCGGCGTTTGACGTGACCGGTCCGCTGGATGACGATGACCGTTTTGCTTTCCGTCTTGGCGGTATCGTGCGCAAAGCGGATACCCAGTTCGGCCCGCTGAAAGAGGAGCGTTATGCTATAGCGCCCAGCCTGACATGGCGTATTTCCGATCGGACCCGGCTGGAATTGATGGCCTATCTGCACCGCGATCCGGAAGGCGGCAGCCATTCTGGTTTGCCCTATGAGGGCACCGTGGTGCCGCACAACGGCCGTAAAATCTCCAATAATTTCTATGAAGGCGAAGAGAATTACGAGAAGTACGATCGTAAACAAAACATGGTCGGGTATAACTTCGAACATGCTTTTGACAATGGCTGGTCGGTACGCCAGAAACTGCGTTATCTGAAGAGTAAAGTCCGGCTGGATCAGGTCTATGCCTATGGCTGGAGCAGCGGCGATTCGCTTTATCGTTACTATTCCGGCTCGCGGGAAGCGCTTTCGGCGCTGACGTTGGATAACCAGCTCGACGGCAGCTTTGATACCGGCCCGGTCAACCACCGTCTGCTGGCGGGGATCGATTACCAGCAACGCCATAATGATGTGGACTGGCCGTCGGGCGCATTCCCGGATATTGACGCCTTTAACCCGGTTTATGGCGCGTTGCCGACCATCATGTATCCCTCAACGCTTGAGAAGCACAAGCTGCAACAAACCGGCATCTACGTTCAGGATCAAATGAGCTGGGAACGTTGGCGTTTCACGCTGGGCGGTCGCCACGATCGGGTGAAGGTGACCAATATCGATAAGAGCACGAGTAACCGTAGCGAGTTGGATAAGGATAATTTTAGCTCCCGAGCGGCATTGCTCTATCTGTTTGACTCCGGCTTTGCGCCTTACGTGAGTTATTCCACCGCATTCACGCCAACCAGTTTTGTCGGCGAAGACGGCAACGTGCTGGAGCCAATGAAGGGCAGACAGTGGGAGGCCGGGCTGAAATATCAGCCGGAAGATTCGCAAAACCAGTACAGCATGTCGGTATTCCGCATTAATCAGAAGAATGTCGCCACGAAAGTACAGCCGACCGATCCCTACCGCTCAGTGGGGGAAATCGAGTCCGAAGGCGTGGAACTGGAAGCCGTCACACATCTAACGGAAAATTTGCGCTTGCAGGCGGCCTACACCTATACGGATATCCGCTATAAGAAGAGTAGCCCGGAAGAACAGGGAAAACGCGCCGTTTACGCGCCGCGTAATCAGGCCAGCGCCTGGGCCAGCTATGATGTGAGTCGCGGCCCGCTGGATGGTTTGACGCTGGGAGCCGGCGTACGCTATGTGAACGGCGTGACCAGCGATCGCGCCAATACGCATACGCTGCCATCCTATACGCTGGTGGATATGGCGATCGGCTACGATTTGTCGAAGATCGGCTTGAAGGGACTGAGTGCGCAACTGAACGTGAACAACCTGACCGACAAACGCTATGTCGCCGCCTGTAACTCGCTGGAGTTCTGCTATTTCGGCGCTGAACGCAGCGTGGTAGGCAGCGTGTCCTACTCTTTCTAA
- a CDS encoding helix-turn-helix transcriptional regulator has protein sequence MVKRHFSIEDFFDFGERYGIRYHFPALPSGGLRHQEKRIVIQGNVEELVLPCGICLTNSNVQVLQPYESTSLQCSPMYTLVVLEGCVAIRLDGREFVIRSGMAFSTRLGEHLVMKASHPADRHLKTLTLGVNPASFQPQPMMASLLHEWENAQTPAFVWQVPGYLLSGLQHALDHTVADVPRQFMLEGVMLQLLGYGLLTEARSQGKSYLPAPGERCRLENIRQLLQQQPENEYTLHALAQLAAMSPSSLRSKFRQAYGHSVFDYLRDCRLALARRYLERGYSVQQSAWMSGYQHASNFATAFRRRYGIAPSDVRILP, from the coding sequence ATGGTAAAGCGCCATTTTTCGATAGAGGATTTTTTTGATTTTGGCGAGCGCTATGGCATCCGCTACCACTTCCCCGCGCTGCCCTCAGGCGGTCTACGTCATCAAGAAAAGCGTATCGTTATACAGGGCAACGTCGAAGAGCTGGTGCTGCCTTGCGGTATCTGCCTGACGAACTCCAACGTGCAGGTTTTGCAGCCCTATGAGTCGACCTCGCTGCAATGTTCGCCGATGTATACGCTGGTGGTGTTGGAGGGCTGCGTGGCGATCCGCCTTGACGGCCGGGAGTTTGTCATACGTTCGGGGATGGCTTTCAGCACCAGGCTGGGCGAGCATCTGGTGATGAAAGCCAGTCATCCGGCCGATCGTCATCTCAAGACCTTAACGCTGGGGGTTAATCCCGCCAGTTTTCAGCCGCAGCCAATGATGGCCTCTTTACTGCATGAATGGGAAAACGCGCAGACTCCCGCTTTTGTGTGGCAGGTTCCCGGCTATTTGTTATCTGGTTTGCAACACGCGCTGGACCACACCGTTGCCGACGTACCGCGTCAGTTCATGTTGGAAGGGGTGATGCTGCAACTGCTGGGTTACGGTCTGTTGACCGAAGCGCGATCGCAGGGAAAAAGTTATCTACCCGCGCCGGGCGAACGCTGTCGTCTGGAGAACATCCGTCAACTGCTGCAACAGCAGCCGGAAAATGAGTACACCTTGCATGCGTTGGCGCAATTGGCGGCGATGAGTCCCAGCAGCCTGAGAAGCAAATTCCGGCAAGCCTACGGGCACTCGGTGTTCGATTATCTGCGCGACTGCCGCCTGGCGCTGGCCCGCCGCTATCTTGAACGGGGATATAGCGTGCAGCAGTCAGCCTGGATGTCCGGTTATCAACATGCCTCCAACTTTGCTACCGCCTTCCGGCGGCGCTACGGCATTGCGCCAAGCGACGTGCGTATTCTCCCCTGA
- the metH gene encoding methionine synthase, translating into MINRVDELRRQLAQRIMVLDGGMGTMIQSYHLQEADYRGARFADWPSDVKGNNDLLVLTKPQVITAIHDAYLEAGADILETNTFNSTVIAMADYGMESLSAEINTAAARLARTSADKWTAMTPDKPRFVAGVLGPTNRTASISPDVNDPAFRNITFDQLVAAYRESTRALIEGGVDLIMIETIFDTLNAKAAVFAVESEFEALGVELPVMISGTITDASGRTLSGQTTEAFYNSLRHARPLSFGLNCALGPDDLRQYVAELSRIAECYISAHPNAGLPNAFGEYDLDADDMALHIGEWARAGFLNIVGGCCGSTPAHIAAVAEVVKGVAPRKLPAIPVACRLSGLEPLNIDADTLFVNVGERTNVTGSARFKRLIKEEKFNEALDVARQQVESGAQIIDINMDEGMLDAQAVMARFLNLIAGEPDIARVPIMIDSSKWEVIEQGLKCIQGKGIVNSISMKEGVEAFIHHAKLVRRYGAAMVVMAFDEVGQADTRARKIDICRRAYHILTEEVGFPPEDIIFDPNIFAVATGIEEHNNYAVDFIEACADIKQQLPHAMISGGVSNVSFSFRGNDMVREAIHAVFLYHAIRNGMDMGIVNAGQLAIYDDLPAELRDAVEDVILNRRDDATERMLDLAEKYRGSKSDDESHKPQAEWRSWPVKKRLEYSLVKGITEFIEQDTEEARQESERPIEVIEGPLMDGMNVVGDLFGAGKMFLPQVVKSARVMKQAVAYLEPYIEASKAKGETAGKILLATVKGDVHDIGKNIVGVVLQCNNYEIIDLGVMVPMDRILKTAREEKVDIIGLSGLITPSLDEMVNVAKEMERQGFTLPLMIGGATTSKAHTAVKIEQNYSGPTVYVQNASRTVGVVSSLLSASQRDGFVARIRKEYETVRIQHGRKKPRTAPIALQAARDNGVPLDWENYTPPVAHRLGVQEVTAGIDTLRNYIDWTPFFMTWSLAGKYPRILEDDVVGEEAKRLFADANAMLDDLSARGALHPRGVVGLFPANRVGDDVEVYTDERRDEVRLVSHHLRQQTEKADFPNYCLADFVAPKSSGKPDYIGAFAVTGGLEEDALAEQWDARHDDYNKIMVKALSDRLAEAFAEYLHERVRKVYWGYAAHENLSNDELIRENYQGIRPAPGYPACPDHTEKAEIWQLLDVETHVGMKLTDSYAMWPGASVSGWYFSHPDSKYFAVAQIQRDQIEDYAKRKGLPVTEVERWLAPNLGYDAEDV; encoded by the coding sequence GTGATTAATCGGGTAGACGAGTTGCGCCGTCAGTTAGCGCAACGCATTATGGTATTGGATGGTGGGATGGGAACCATGATCCAGAGCTATCACTTGCAGGAAGCAGACTATCGTGGCGCGCGTTTTGCTGACTGGCCAAGCGATGTGAAAGGCAATAACGACCTTCTTGTGCTGACCAAACCCCAGGTCATTACCGCTATCCATGATGCTTATTTGGAAGCCGGGGCCGATATCCTCGAAACCAACACCTTCAACTCCACCGTGATCGCGATGGCTGATTATGGGATGGAATCGTTGTCGGCGGAGATTAATACCGCCGCGGCGAGACTGGCTCGCACCAGCGCGGATAAATGGACGGCGATGACGCCGGATAAGCCGCGTTTTGTTGCCGGCGTACTCGGCCCGACCAACCGGACCGCCTCTATTTCTCCGGATGTTAACGATCCCGCATTTCGCAATATCACCTTCGACCAACTGGTTGCCGCTTACCGGGAGTCCACCCGCGCGTTAATCGAGGGTGGTGTCGATCTAATCATGATCGAAACCATCTTTGATACCTTAAACGCCAAAGCCGCCGTCTTTGCGGTTGAAAGCGAATTTGAAGCGTTGGGCGTTGAATTACCGGTGATGATTTCCGGTACGATCACCGATGCGTCCGGCCGTACGCTGTCGGGGCAGACCACGGAAGCGTTCTACAACTCATTACGCCATGCCCGTCCATTATCGTTTGGCCTGAACTGTGCGCTGGGTCCGGACGATCTGCGGCAGTACGTGGCCGAGCTTTCCCGTATCGCCGAGTGTTACATATCGGCACATCCGAACGCGGGGCTGCCGAACGCCTTTGGCGAGTACGATCTGGATGCCGATGACATGGCGCTCCACATTGGCGAATGGGCGCGCGCCGGCTTTCTGAATATCGTGGGGGGATGCTGCGGCTCGACGCCGGCGCATATCGCCGCCGTTGCCGAAGTGGTTAAAGGCGTGGCGCCGCGGAAATTGCCGGCGATCCCGGTGGCCTGCCGTCTGTCCGGTCTGGAGCCGCTGAATATTGATGCCGACACGCTGTTTGTTAACGTCGGGGAGCGCACCAACGTTACCGGATCGGCCCGTTTCAAGCGTCTGATAAAAGAAGAAAAATTTAATGAAGCGCTGGATGTGGCCCGCCAGCAGGTAGAAAGCGGCGCGCAGATCATCGATATCAACATGGATGAAGGGATGCTGGATGCGCAGGCGGTAATGGCGCGTTTTCTGAATCTGATTGCCGGTGAGCCTGATATTGCCCGTGTCCCGATCATGATCGACTCTTCGAAATGGGAGGTGATCGAGCAAGGGCTGAAATGTATTCAGGGCAAGGGGATCGTTAACTCCATTTCCATGAAGGAAGGAGTTGAGGCCTTTATACATCATGCCAAGCTGGTTCGACGTTATGGCGCCGCGATGGTGGTGATGGCGTTTGATGAAGTCGGGCAGGCGGATACCCGCGCCCGTAAGATTGATATCTGCCGCCGTGCTTATCACATCCTGACGGAAGAAGTCGGATTCCCGCCCGAAGATATTATTTTTGACCCGAATATTTTTGCCGTTGCGACCGGGATTGAAGAACACAACAACTATGCGGTCGATTTTATTGAAGCCTGTGCGGACATTAAACAGCAGCTTCCCCATGCGATGATCTCCGGCGGCGTCTCTAACGTTTCATTCTCTTTTCGCGGCAACGATATGGTGCGTGAAGCGATCCATGCCGTCTTCCTTTACCATGCTATTCGTAACGGGATGGATATGGGGATCGTTAACGCCGGCCAGTTGGCGATCTACGACGATCTTCCCGCCGAACTGCGCGACGCGGTTGAAGATGTGATCCTCAACCGTCGCGATGACGCCACCGAACGCATGCTGGATCTGGCGGAAAAATACCGCGGCAGCAAGTCAGATGATGAGAGTCATAAGCCGCAGGCCGAATGGCGTTCCTGGCCGGTGAAGAAGCGGCTGGAATATTCGCTGGTGAAAGGCATCACCGAGTTTATCGAACAGGATACCGAGGAAGCGCGTCAGGAGTCGGAGCGGCCGATCGAAGTCATTGAAGGGCCGCTGATGGACGGCATGAATGTGGTCGGCGACCTATTTGGGGCGGGGAAAATGTTTCTGCCGCAGGTGGTGAAATCGGCCCGCGTGATGAAGCAGGCCGTTGCCTATCTTGAACCCTATATTGAAGCCAGCAAGGCCAAAGGCGAAACCGCCGGCAAGATCCTGCTGGCGACGGTGAAGGGGGATGTTCACGATATCGGTAAAAATATCGTCGGCGTGGTGTTGCAGTGTAATAACTACGAAATCATCGATCTGGGGGTAATGGTGCCGATGGATCGGATCCTGAAAACCGCCCGCGAAGAGAAAGTGGATATTATCGGTTTGTCTGGCCTGATCACGCCCTCCCTTGATGAAATGGTCAATGTGGCCAAAGAGATGGAGCGCCAGGGATTCACTCTGCCGTTAATGATTGGCGGCGCGACGACGTCGAAAGCGCATACCGCCGTGAAGATTGAGCAGAACTACAGCGGCCCAACCGTCTATGTACAGAATGCCTCCCGTACGGTGGGCGTGGTTTCTTCGTTGTTGTCCGCGAGCCAGCGCGATGGTTTTGTGGCTCGCATCCGCAAAGAGTATGAAACGGTGCGTATCCAGCATGGCCGCAAGAAGCCCAGAACGGCGCCTATTGCGTTGCAAGCCGCCCGTGATAACGGCGTCCCGTTGGATTGGGAAAACTATACGCCGCCGGTGGCGCATCGCTTAGGCGTACAGGAGGTCACTGCCGGCATTGATACCCTGCGTAACTACATCGATTGGACGCCATTTTTTATGACCTGGTCGCTGGCGGGCAAATATCCGCGCATTCTGGAAGACGACGTAGTGGGGGAAGAGGCGAAACGACTGTTTGCCGATGCCAACGCTATGCTGGATGATTTGTCGGCGCGCGGCGCGCTTCATCCCCGAGGCGTGGTCGGGTTATTCCCTGCCAACCGGGTTGGGGATGATGTGGAAGTTTATACCGATGAACGGCGGGATGAGGTGCGGTTGGTTAGCCATCATCTGCGTCAGCAAACCGAAAAAGCGGATTTCCCGAACTATTGCCTGGCCGATTTCGTCGCGCCCAAGTCCAGCGGCAAGCCAGACTACATTGGCGCGTTCGCCGTCACCGGCGGGCTGGAGGAAGACGCGCTGGCCGAACAGTGGGACGCGCGGCATGATGATTACAATAAAATCATGGTGAAAGCCTTGTCGGACCGGTTAGCTGAAGCCTTTGCCGAGTATCTGCACGAACGGGTGCGTAAAGTTTACTGGGGCTATGCGGCACATGAGAATCTCAGCAACGACGAGTTGATTCGTGAAAACTATCAGGGGATTCGCCCGGCGCCGGGATACCCGGCATGCCCGGATCACACTGAGAAGGCGGAAATTTGGCAGTTGCTGGATGTGGAAACGCATGTCGGTATGAAACTGACGGACTCTTATGCCATGTGGCCGGGGGCGTCGGTATCCGGCTGGTATTTCAGCCATCCGGACAGTAAGTATTTCGCCGTCGCGCAGATCCAGCGCGATCAGATAGAGGATTATGCCAAGCGTAAAGGCTTACCCGTCACCGAGGTTGAGCGCTGGCTGGCGCCGAATCTGGGTTATGATGCGGAAGATGTCTGA
- the rhaA gene encoding L-rhamnose isomerase — MITHINQAWELAKIRFAAVGVDAEEAMRQLDRLPVSMHCWQGDDVAGFENPEGDLSGGIQATGNYPGKARNATELRADLDRALSLIPGPKRLNLHAIYLESDRPVARNEIKPEHFKNWVEWAKDNKMGLDFNPTCFSHPLSADGFTLSHANDEIRRFWIEHCQASRKVSAYFGEQLGTPSVMNIWIPDGMKDITIDRLAPRQRLLASLDDIIAEKLNPAHHIDAVESKLFGIGAESYTVGSNEFYLGYAASRQTALCLDAGHFHPTEVISDKISSAILYVPRLLLHVSRPVRWDSDHVVLLDDETQAIASEIIRHDLFDRVHIGLDFFDASINRIAAWVIGTRNMKKALLRALLEPTAQLRQLELEGDYTARLALLEEQKSLPWQAVWEMYCHQHDAPADAQWLNDVRRYEKDILSQRG, encoded by the coding sequence ATGATCACTCATATCAATCAAGCCTGGGAACTGGCGAAAATACGTTTTGCCGCCGTCGGCGTCGATGCCGAGGAGGCGATGCGCCAGCTCGATCGTCTGCCGGTGTCGATGCACTGCTGGCAGGGCGATGACGTCGCCGGATTTGAAAATCCGGAAGGTGACCTGAGCGGCGGCATCCAAGCCACCGGCAACTACCCAGGCAAAGCGCGCAACGCGACCGAGCTCCGCGCCGATCTCGACCGGGCGCTAAGCCTAATCCCCGGCCCAAAACGGTTGAACCTGCATGCGATCTATCTGGAATCCGATAGGCCCGTCGCGCGCAACGAAATCAAACCCGAACACTTTAAAAACTGGGTGGAATGGGCCAAAGACAACAAAATGGGGCTGGATTTTAATCCGACATGTTTCTCCCACCCGCTGAGCGCCGACGGCTTTACGCTGTCGCACGCCAATGATGAAATCCGCCGGTTCTGGATTGAGCACTGCCAGGCCAGCCGCAAAGTCTCCGCCTATTTCGGCGAGCAGCTCGGCACGCCGTCGGTGATGAACATCTGGATCCCGGACGGCATGAAAGATATCACCATAGATCGCCTTGCCCCGCGCCAGCGTCTGCTTGCCTCACTGGACGACATTATTGCCGAGAAACTTAACCCGGCGCACCACATCGACGCGGTAGAGAGCAAACTGTTCGGCATCGGCGCCGAAAGCTACACCGTCGGCTCCAACGAGTTTTACCTTGGTTATGCCGCCAGCCGCCAGACCGCACTGTGCCTGGATGCCGGCCATTTCCACCCGACGGAAGTGATCTCCGACAAAATTTCCAGCGCCATATTGTACGTACCGCGTCTGCTGCTGCACGTCAGCCGCCCCGTTCGCTGGGACAGCGACCATGTGGTACTGCTGGATGATGAAACCCAGGCCATCGCCAGCGAGATTATTCGTCACGATCTTTTCGATCGCGTGCATATCGGCCTCGACTTTTTTGATGCCTCCATCAACCGTATCGCCGCCTGGGTCATCGGCACCCGGAATATGAAGAAAGCCCTGCTGCGCGCGCTGTTGGAGCCGACGGCGCAACTCCGTCAACTGGAGCTGGAGGGCGATTACACCGCCCGTTTGGCGCTGCTCGAAGAACAAAAATCGCTGCCGTGGCAGGCGGTGTGGGAAATGTATTGCCACCAGCATGATGCGCCGGCCGACGCCCAATGGCTGAACGACGTACGTCGCTATGAAAAAGACATCCTGAGTCAACGCGGTTAA
- the rhaM gene encoding L-rhamnose mutarotase, translated as MIRKAFVMQVNPDAHEEYQRRHSPIWPELEAVLKQHGAHHYAIYLDAERHLLFATVDIESEARWEAVSQTEVCQRWWKSMRDLMPSNPDNSPISQTLKEVFYLK; from the coding sequence ATGATCCGCAAAGCCTTTGTCATGCAGGTGAATCCCGACGCCCACGAGGAATACCAACGTCGTCATTCGCCGATTTGGCCGGAGCTGGAAGCCGTTCTTAAACAGCACGGCGCTCATCACTATGCCATTTATCTCGACGCTGAACGCCATCTGCTTTTTGCCACCGTCGATATCGAGTCGGAAGCGCGCTGGGAAGCCGTCTCCCAAACCGAGGTTTGCCAGCGCTGGTGGAAATCAATGCGCGATCTTATGCCGAGTAATCCGGATAACAGCCCGATAAGCCAGACGCTGAAAGAGGTCTTTTACCTGAAATAA
- a CDS encoding DASS family sodium-coupled anion symporter has product MKTKTSYGLNWLPLIIILIIASIFWQLSPPEGLSLAAWHSAVIFVATIICIVANVLPIGAIGIISITIFALTYAAGDKTASGAIQTALSELNSSLIWLIVVAFMIARGFIKTGLGRRIALQMIRLLGKRTLGLAYGLAFADLVLSPAMPSNTARCGGIIYPIADSLSRSFDSRPDDASRSKIGTFLITCIGNVNDITASMFMTAYTGNLLAIKLAANAGVNITWGSWFLAAVVPCLISLILVPLLVYWLTKPEIRRTPDAPKLAVEELKKMGPMARGEWMMAFTVVLLLVLWIFGDSLGVDATTASFVGLSFLLLSGVLRWDDIKSEKGAWDTLIWFAALLMMANQLKTLGFTTWFGDVIGNSVGHMMQGTSWVLVLLLLNAAYFYTHYFFASGNAQIAALFAVFLGVGINLNIPAVPMAFMLAFTSSLYCSLTQYTHARGPILFGAGYVPTAVWWRTGFIVSLLNQAIFMTAGLMWWKVIGLY; this is encoded by the coding sequence ATGAAGACCAAAACGTCATACGGCCTGAACTGGCTCCCGTTAATAATTATTCTGATTATCGCCAGCATTTTCTGGCAACTCTCGCCACCAGAAGGTCTTAGTCTCGCAGCCTGGCATTCGGCTGTTATTTTCGTCGCCACCATTATTTGTATTGTGGCCAACGTACTGCCCATCGGGGCGATTGGTATCATCAGCATCACCATCTTCGCCCTGACCTATGCCGCCGGCGACAAAACCGCCAGCGGCGCAATACAAACCGCGCTCAGCGAGCTTAACAGTTCGCTGATCTGGCTGATCGTCGTTGCGTTTATGATTGCCCGCGGCTTTATCAAGACCGGGCTCGGCCGCCGCATCGCATTACAGATGATCCGTCTGTTGGGGAAGCGCACGCTTGGGCTGGCTTACGGCCTGGCATTCGCCGATTTGGTGCTCTCCCCCGCCATGCCAAGCAATACCGCACGCTGCGGCGGCATCATTTACCCGATCGCCGACTCGCTTTCACGCAGTTTCGACTCAAGACCGGATGATGCATCACGCAGTAAAATCGGTACGTTTCTCATTACCTGTATCGGTAACGTCAACGACATTACCGCGTCCATGTTTATGACCGCTTATACCGGCAACCTGCTGGCGATAAAACTGGCGGCCAACGCCGGCGTCAACATCACCTGGGGAAGCTGGTTCCTGGCGGCGGTGGTTCCTTGCCTCATCTCCTTGATTCTTGTTCCGTTACTTGTTTACTGGCTGACCAAACCAGAAATTCGCCGTACGCCGGACGCGCCTAAACTGGCCGTCGAAGAGTTAAAGAAAATGGGGCCGATGGCCCGCGGCGAATGGATGATGGCCTTTACCGTGGTGCTGTTGTTGGTACTGTGGATCTTTGGCGATAGCCTGGGCGTTGACGCCACTACCGCATCCTTTGTCGGCCTGTCATTCCTGCTGTTGAGCGGCGTATTACGCTGGGACGATATCAAAAGCGAAAAAGGCGCATGGGATACGCTGATCTGGTTCGCCGCCTTGTTGATGATGGCGAATCAGTTGAAAACACTGGGCTTTACCACCTGGTTCGGCGATGTGATCGGCAACAGCGTCGGCCACATGATGCAGGGCACCAGTTGGGTTCTGGTGCTGCTGTTGCTTAATGCCGCCTATTTCTACACCCACTACTTCTTCGCCAGCGGCAATGCGCAAATCGCGGCCCTGTTCGCCGTATTCCTTGGCGTAGGGATCAACCTGAATATTCCGGCCGTGCCGATGGCCTTTATGCTGGCCTTCACCAGCAGTCTGTACTGCTCGCTGACGCAATACACGCATGCCCGCGGACCGATTCTATTCGGCGCTGGATATGTGCCGACCGCCGTATGGTGGCGAACCGGCTTTATCGTCAGCCTGTTGAATCAGGCCATCTTTATGACGGCGGGTTTGATGTGGTGGAAAGTGATTGGCCTGTACTGA